The window GCGGTCGGGACGATCGCGGCACAGTGGTCGGGACGATCGCGGCACAGTGGTCGGGACGATCGCGGCACAGTGGTCGGGACGATCGCGGCACAGTGGTCGTGGATCAGCCCAGGGACAGTCAGTTCCTCCGACCGAAGACCACCGCCGATCGTGTCGGCTGCGTCCGCGACCTGGACGTCGACGCCGGCAGCAGCGAGTGTGATCGCGGCCGCCAATCCGTTCGGGCCCGAACCGACTACCAACGCTGAAACCATTCCCATGTCCTTTGCGACGTCGACTGCTCCCGCTCACATGCTCCGATGAGCCGCGCCGGATCTGAGGCTCCGTCTGGGAGAACGTCAAGGTGACGATACCAACCCGTAGGTCGGTTTCCACGGAATACGCTTCGAGGCCGCTTTCGTGGTGCCGATCGGCGAGGGCGACCTCGATGGGCCGTGTAAACAGTGCCACCGCGTGATCGTTGAGCTTCTCCAGCCCGCGCACTCACTAACGGGCAGCCAGCGGCTGTGATCGTCGATGAACTGTGGTGCCCGCCAACTATCGGTGGACGTTCCGTGTTCTGTCCCGGAGGCTGCCGCTGATCCCAATCAGCATGAACGACCCAATAGACCTCTCCTGGCCGGGAGACTGCGTATGAATCCAGACCAGCCCTATCCAAGAGGAAAGCCGATCAGATGGGCATGGCATAAAGCTTGGTCATGCCTCGGATGCATACCTGCCGGTTCGGCGTTCAGAATCACCACGGTGTTGGCCGTGGTAGGCATCTCGATTCTGGGAAAATAAGATGGCTGCAACTATGAGCATGATGTCACCGATAATTCCGATTGCAATCGTCGGTTCACGTGCGACTAGAAATATTAAAAAGAATCGAGCTTGGATAAAAATGAAGGGAATCAGTATCATCGACCGAAAGCTCCGCTTGACACCAAGTTGGTAGAGATACTCAGCGACTAGACACACTGATACGAGTGCCACACTGAAAGGCAAATTATACCATTTCATGGCGTTTTCTATCCAGGATTCCTGCTTGCTAATGAGGTCCCAGCTGATCGGGTACATGCAGACACCAAGAAGAACACTGGTAATCCAGAATATAGTTGGACGTTTTGCGACCTTCTTGGCGCTGCCGATAATCACTAAAGTGACCTCCTATTATGTGGCGAAGATATCACACAATCGCATAAGGCGAGATTGTCACGATGCCCGTTAGCTGGCGACCTGACGCCCGATTTTTTCCACCGGGACATGCCATCCCCCAGCTCACAGCCGTCATTAGCCGCACATCAACCCACCCACCACCGAACAGCTCTCACGGCCCTCCATGCCATCACCAACCACACATAACCCCACCCCGACCCCGAACACACGAAGAGGCTCCCCACCGCACGGTGAGGAGCCAATTCAGACTACACAACAGTAAGGACCGGACCGGTTGCTGCGGGCCAGTCCCTGCTCACCTACCGATCCGAATTACGTTGGGCCCTGTCGTTGAACTTTTGAGCGTCGCCAGAAAGATTGACCTCGGTGTAAAGCCCCTGATTCCGAGACTCCCCTCGAGCAGTTTCCAAGACCTTTGCCAACGCGGATGCAACAGCCTCCTCCGACGAACCAACAAAGGCTGCCGAACGGGCCGCACTGTCGGTGGCGATGATGTCGACGGCGGGCTCAGTCCGGTGCCCGTCGAACACCACGAAGTTGGTGTAGAACTCAAACCCGAACTTGCCGCCATCGGAGTTGAGTTCGGCGATCACACACCACCACAAATCGAACTGGCACAACGAATTCAGCAGCAGATCGTCCCTCGTTGTCTCGACTTCCACCGGGGCGAGGATGTCGCGCCGCAACGGCGGTCTCTCACGGCCGCATGCGCGTGCGACCGCCAGAATGTTGCCGCCTTTTCCTTTGCCGTCATTGTCTGCTCGCAGTACACCGGCGCGGGAAACCTGCACCAATGCGTGGCGAATCCAGCTGGAGTGATCACCTTCGGCGCCGCGGCGCATCCATCTACACCTGACATGTGTCTGCGTCTACGGAATCCGGGCGTGGCCAGAACCGACGTACTTCAGGTGGTGGACCTCATCAAGCACCTTGACCACATCGGCGAAGGTACCCGGATCGGTCAGCACATCGTTCGACGCGGCGATACCGAGAGCGGCCGGGTCGAGGACTCCACGATCGAGCAGCATCAAAGCGAGCTCGGCGGGGTTGTTGCGGCAGCGGTAAATCACCCCGTCGGTACCCGGGTCGGCATCGAGGATCTGATGGCAGGTGGTCCGGGACCAGGTGTAGTCGCCACGATCGCAGCCGACCAACGTCCCCGACAAGTTCAGGGATCGGAGATCGCCGTCCAACAGGGAGGCCACGGTGATGTCGCGGTCCAGGACCATCCTGGTGTAGGTCTTGCCGGCGAGGCGTGTGCGGCGCACGATCCCCGATCGTGGGATGGGGATGTCGCGGAGGATGCCTTCCGCGACCGCACCGGCGAGAGACAAGGCCACGTACAGGTATCCGCCGTGGGATGTGTCGATCGGCTCGAACCTGCCCTGCACCGGGTCACCGAGTGCGCGGATGCCGGAGGCATTGAACGAGTTCGGTGGGTACGGGGAGGCTGTGCCCGAGATCCGATGCAGCTCGGTGCCTGCAGGGATCACCCTGAGCTGCGGGGCTCTGCCGTTGTATCGCTCACTGCTCACCTCGGTCAGTCCATGCCCATCTGCTCGGCCGCTACCATCACATCCACATCAGTCTCCGTGAGAGTCTGCGCGGTGAGCCGTTCCACCGGTCGCTGGTCACCGATCAGCGGGTTCTCGGTGAACCACCAATCCAAGGTCCCCCACGGGTCGAGATCGCACTCCATCAGTCGGTTCGCATACTCGGCGACCGGGCGGATCTGTTTACGCTCGCGGTCGAACTGGAACACCGGGTACCGGTACTGGTTGCCCACCTTCAACCCGAGGAGCTGATGCGCCTTCCTCTTGGCGTTGGCCAGTGCCCGATTCACACTTCCGGATGGCGAGAGGATCTCCGAAACCTCCATCGAGGAGATCGTGTCACCCGAGAGGGAGAGCGGGGACTCGTAGGTGAGATTGCCTGTCGAGGTTTCCAACTCGACCGAGTCACGTCCATGCCGGTCGGTGCCCGCCGCGACAACAGGGCCCGGATCGGCGAGACCTCGAGCGGGGGTCGGCGCCCACGGGGTTTCGTTCTCCGCGGCGCGGGCGGTACGGGTATTGCGCGGCAGTACTTGCAGCGCGATGGTGACCACATCGGTATCGCTGGTATCGAACAACGCCCGCATCACAACACCGCCGGTATCAGCGAGATCGGCGGCATCCAATTCGTTGCGGAACACGTCGGTGAGCCAGTGCAGGGTCAACCCCGTCGCGCGGAGATCGAAGCGCAGTTCGAAGTCCACCTCGATACCGCCGCCCGGGCGGCGCGATGCGGTCTCGAACGAGGAAACCACGGCCGCGATCTCCCGCTTCCATTCCTCTACACTCTTCGGGTGCTCCCGGACAGGCAAGCCGTCGGCCCGGCCACCGGCGAGCCGCGACGCCGGCGGGACTCGGTTCCCACCACGAACCGAAAGCGACAGGCCGCGGCGGGAACGACCGGACGCGGCAACGGTACGGCCTGGCCACCTGCTCGCCGCGGCCGTGGACCCGAACCGACCGGTCATCGCGCTCCGATTCACAATCCGAGCGCGCTCGTGTTCTACATGAACGCTTGATTTCCTCATGACGCACCCCAAACCCGAGAACTACGTTTCTTACGATATGTACAAGTGTAATTATCGTAAGGCGGCATGTCCAGTGAGGCAGTCACTTCCTGCGAGAGCTCTACCGGCCACGGGCCGAGGATCCTGCCCAGGTCCTCGGGCGCGGGAAGCTGCGTGGTGAACCCCGAAATCGCTGGCTTTGGTTGCGGGTTCGACTGCGGTGGCGAATTGCGACTACCTCTCCGGGAGCTCTCGCGCGGGTTGGGCGTGCGCCACAACTGCGGGATATCGCCGGCATCAGCGTTCGCGATGGCACGGATTCCGTCCGCGTCCTGACGGAGAATGTCGGCGAAGTCCCCTCGACTGGACTGTTCCAGTCCGTCGGGAAGGTTCGCACCGGCGCGACTGATGTCGTCCTCGGTCCCGGCGCACCCGGTTAGCCACACCACGATCGACACCGGCTCGTCCTCGACGACCAGCGACTGCTGCGGCGTAGTGAGCAGCGCCTGCACAGACAGCGGATGCACCTCGACTTCGAGTATGAGGAACGATCCGGTCGAGGTGCGGTACCTGACCGGTTGATGTGAACTAGGCGTGCGGACGTAGACCTACTGCCGAACTCCCTCCTCGCACCTGCTTGACAGAAAGCACCAGCAACACCCCAGCTGGAATCCATAAGAAGTCGCAGTCGACATCGGCATTCACCCGTCTGTCCACGAGCTCGAACCCACCACCTCGAGCCAGTAGCCTTCGGGTTGACGCGGAACGTAGGGGGCTTCGATGATCTCGAGATCATCGGATTCGAGTGTGAGAGAAAGGGAGTCGATAGCTTTGGCGAGGTGTTGCGGTTTCGTTGCCCCAATGATCGGTGCAGTAACCGCATCCTGCTGCCGAACCCAGGCGAGGGCGACCTGCGCCCTGGAAACCCCGTGCCGTTCAGCAACCAAACCCACGGCGTCGGCAATTGCTCGATTGGAATCGATGGCCTGCCGGTAGTACGACCCCAGGACCGCATCGGTCTCCGAACGCGGGGTACTTGACTCCCCAACTTGTCGAGTGAGTTCACCACGCGCGAGGGGGCTCCATGGGATAACGCCGACACCACTGTCCTGGCACATCGGGTGCATCTCGCCTTCCTCCTCGCGTTGAAGCAAGTTGTACTGGTCCTGCATCGAGACGAAACGAGTCCACCCAGCCATGTCGGCAACATGTTGAGCCTTCGCAAACTGCCACGCGCACATAGAGGATGCACCGATATACCGGGCCTTGCCTGCACGAACCACGTCGTGCAGCGCCTCCATCGTCTCCTCGACAGGGGTATCCGGATCCCATCGATGGATTTGGTACAAGTCGACGTAGTCCGTGCCGAGACGGCGCAGGCTCTCATCGATCTGCCACAGGATGTGCTTCCCAGATAATCCGCCGCCGTAAGGGCCAGGCCGCATGGGGAAGAACACTTTGGTCGCGATCACCAACTCGTCACGTCGGGCAAGTTCACCCAGCAGGTTGCCGGTGATCTCTTCACTCGTGCCGTCTGAGTACATGTTCGCTGTGTCGAAGGTGGTAATACCAGACTCAATTGCTTTGCGATAGAACGATTTCGCGTCCTCCAACGGCAGAGTCCAGGGATGATTCCCACGGAGGGGATCTCCATAGCTCATGCATCCGAGGATCAGCTGCGACACCTGCAACCCGCTCGCTCCGAGTGGTCGATATTCCATCGTCGTCCTCTCTCTCGTCAATCTTGTCGTGAAGCATCGGGTTCAGCGATGGCGCACTTCCGGCATCATCACCAAGGAAGTGCGGTCCGCGATTTGGACGTAGCACCTCAATGGCATCCTCAGGTGAGCATCGCAGTCGAATGAATAACTCGATCCGATCATTTTCCCGCTCACAAGGATTCGTCCCTCGCACGATTACCGGGCAGTCGTGATTGCCTTGATCGTTAGCGTCAACGGATCAGCCACCCAGCAAGTAGTCGGGTGAGAAATGGGGTGATGACCCACACCATGGAAGCGACCGCAAGAGGCACGATCACTGCCAACCGGGCTGGCGCGGGAACGCCATCCATGAGTGGGGTCAGGACGGTCACCAATACCGTCAGCACCGGGTAGATCCCACACACGGTGAGTAGCCACACCTTCCACGGTCGCGGCACACGAATTGTGGTCGTCGTCAACGAGTCCTCCAAGGGCTCCAGCAGGGTTTCTATGACGCTGAGTCTGGAGCGGTTGACGGAGATGGGGAAGGCCGTGTCGTTCCTAGCAGTGACACGACCAGGAACACTTGCCGCAGGCCGACGCCGGTCCTGGCAGAATTCGGGTGTGACTACACCCGGGCCACTCGGCGACTTCCTTCGGTCGCGGCGATTCGCTGTCCACCCGACTGACGTCGGTCTCCCCGCCGGGCTGGAGTTGCGCCGCACCCCGGGCCTGCGCCGCGAGGAGTTGGCGACTCTGGCCGGTGTCAGCTTCGACTACTACACGCGCCTCGAGCAGGGGCGCGAACGTCGGCCAGGACGTGCTGTGCTCGACAGCCTCGCGCGAGCATTGCGACTCACCAGCGACGATTCGCGCCACCTGACCCAACTGGCGCTTGTAGTCGCTGCCCCACCGGCCGACACCACGTTGGCACCTGCCACGACAGTGCGAGCCGGCATCGACGGCGTCCTCGCCGCTCTGCGTCCCTCACCGGCCTACGTCCTCAACCGGGTGAGTGACATGATCGCCGCGAACCCCGAAGGCCTGGCCCTGTTCCACGGAATCAGTCAGTGGCCAACCGGCCGACGAAACACCGTGCGATACATCTTCACCCACCCCGCCGCCCGCACCCTCTTCGTCGACTGGGAGGCCACCGCCCGGTCGAGCGTCGCACAGTTGCGGAGCATGAACGCACACTGCCCTGCCGACCCCTACTTGCTCGACCTGGTGTCCGAGCTGAGCGCCGCCGACACAACGTTTCGCCGCCTCTGGAACGACCACGCGGTCGGGCCTCGACGGCACACCACGAAGTCGTTCAATCACCCCGATCTCGGGATCTGCGCCTTCAATTTCGAAACACTCCGCCTACCCGAGGACGAGCTCCGTATCTCCGTCTACACAGCCTGCGGAAATACCTCCGCAGGCAACGAGCTGCTCGAGGTGTCCACAGAGAATGCGGAAGGCAACCCGATTAGGGCCCACACCCACGATTAGTGTCGCGACGACTGTTGGAACTTGCCCCATACTGCACGCATCACTGCACGCATCTACGCATGCAAGCATGCTCTCGACAGAAGGCCGTGCTCAGCAACATTGCCGCGCAGCCGAATCCGACCGGCAAGGGAAATCACCAGTGCCCGATCGATATTCGGCACGCCGGGCGGCGTGACGAGATTCCCCGGACTCATACCGGCGATATTCGTAAAAGTCGGAACCTCAAGGGTCAGGGCCGCTTCGGCACGTTCCTGGTTACAGTGGCCGGACGAACTGCCGCGCGACTTAGAGACGTTCGATGATCGTCCCCGTCGCCAAAGCGCCCCCGCAGCACATCGCGATCAGAGCAGTGGCGGCGTCGCGACGCTCTGCCATGACATCACCACCGACGCAAAAGCCTCGTTCACTTCGAACAGGTCGATGTCGCCAATCGACATCGATGCCCGCTGCAGCACCCGTTCGGTGGCGGCGCTCGGCCCGTCGAGGTGGTAGTACGGTTCCGCCCCCACCAAAGCCTGGGAGACGATCCGTGCGCGGGGCCGCAGCCCCAGCTCGGCGGCGCGGTCGGAATCCATCACGAGGATCGCGGACGCTCCGTCGGAGATCTGCGACGAGCTACCCGCGGTGTGCATACCTCCCTCGAGCATGGGAGTCAGGCGCGCCAAGCCTTCGATCGTGCTCTCACGAGGTCCCTGATCTCGGTACACCAGATCGGTCTCGCCCGTCGGTGTCCCATTCGCCATCACGGGCACCTTGAGCGGAACGACTTCACTATCGAACCGGCCCTCCGACCAGGCACGCAGAGCCTTGTCCTGGGAATGAAGAG of the Rhodococcus sp. OK302 genome contains:
- a CDS encoding aldo/keto reductase, translated to MEYRPLGASGLQVSQLILGCMSYGDPLRGNHPWTLPLEDAKSFYRKAIESGITTFDTANMYSDGTSEEITGNLLGELARRDELVIATKVFFPMRPGPYGGGLSGKHILWQIDESLRRLGTDYVDLYQIHRWDPDTPVEETMEALHDVVRAGKARYIGASSMCAWQFAKAQHVADMAGWTRFVSMQDQYNLLQREEEGEMHPMCQDSGVGVIPWSPLARGELTRQVGESSTPRSETDAVLGSYYRQAIDSNRAIADAVGLVAERHGVSRAQVALAWVRQQDAVTAPIIGATKPQHLAKAIDSLSLTLESDDLEIIEAPYVPRQPEGYWLEVVGSSSWTDG
- a CDS encoding RES family NAD+ phosphorylase: MSSERYNGRAPQLRVIPAGTELHRISGTASPYPPNSFNASGIRALGDPVQGRFEPIDTSHGGYLYVALSLAGAVAEGILRDIPIPRSGIVRRTRLAGKTYTRMVLDRDITVASLLDGDLRSLNLSGTLVGCDRGDYTWSRTTCHQILDADPGTDGVIYRCRNNPAELALMLLDRGVLDPAALGIAASNDVLTDPGTFADVVKVLDEVHHLKYVGSGHARIP
- a CDS encoding helix-turn-helix transcriptional regulator, coding for MTTPGPLGDFLRSRRFAVHPTDVGLPAGLELRRTPGLRREELATLAGVSFDYYTRLEQGRERRPGRAVLDSLARALRLTSDDSRHLTQLALVVAAPPADTTLAPATTVRAGIDGVLAALRPSPAYVLNRVSDMIAANPEGLALFHGISQWPTGRRNTVRYIFTHPAARTLFVDWEATARSSVAQLRSMNAHCPADPYLLDLVSELSAADTTFRRLWNDHAVGPRRHTTKSFNHPDLGICAFNFETLRLPEDELRISVYTACGNTSAGNELLEVSTENAEGNPIRAHTHD